ACCTAAAACACGAATGTACGTTCCTTTTGAACACGTGACATCTAAAGTGATAGAATCTGCCGTAAAAGATAATAATTGAATATTTTCAATAACAATAGGACGTGCTTCACGTTCAATCTCAATCCCCTTACGTGCCAACTCATATAAAGGACGACCCTCTTTTTTCAATGCTGAATACATCGGAGGAACTTGGAGGAGATCACCTGTAAACTGTGTCAGTACCTTCTGAATTTGCGCTTGAGTCAGTTCAGGTACGGCTTGTTCAAGTAAGACTTCACCTTCGACATCACCTGTAGTTGTACTATGACCTAAATGAATAGTGGTCTGATAACGTTTAGTTGAGTCGAGTAAAAAATGAGAAAATTTAGTTGCCTCACCTAAACAAATGGGCAATAGTCCAGAAGCAAGTGGGTCTAATGCACCCGTATGCCCTCCCTTTTCTGCACGAAATAACCATCGTACACGTTGTAAAGCAGCATTTGAGCTAATACCAAGTGGTTTATTTAATAAAAAAACGCCACTAATGGGACGACGCTGGATTTTGGGTGATTTGACAGACATAACAAGGGGATCAAAATAATGTGTCACTATTCTAACAAATCCATTTATCTATTTTTATAAATTTGCATTGTACAAATTCAAATCCCATATTAGATTATTTTTCAACCATAAAAATAATATTGATGAAAAGGATTTAAAATGAAGCGCGTACACAAAAGTATATTAGGGATGTGTGCAGTATGCACCGTCCTCATTATTTTTTGGCTCAAACCTCAAAATCAGCCAATAGATACTACAGCATTTCATCACTTTTCTGCCTCTAATATGGGACAAGTACCATCTCACATAGTGAATTCAAATAAAGATATAGCATCATTTTCAAGTCCAAGCCAACAAGATACCCAAATCAACTGTCAAATTCGCACTGATACCGCACATCAGCTCATCGTCAATGAACAAACAAAAAATTGCTTTGAATACTTTTTAACACAATTAGGTGAAAAAAATCTAAACACCATCAAAAGTGATTTTTTTAAATTTACCGAAGTCACTTATCAAAACCCTTTACGTGCTCAACTCAATGAACTTTGGACACGATATCTGCGATATAGAGAGCAACTTGGACAACTTCAGTCCGCGAAAACATCAAAAGACAGCGTTAATTATTATCAAGAGATCCAACAAAACATCCAGCACTTAAGAAAAAATATTTTCTCCAATCAAGAAATGGTTGGCTTGTTTGGTCAACAAGACCTCTATGATCAATACACCGTACAACGCATGGCGATCATGGAAAATCAACAGCTTTCAGCTATAGAAAAAGCCTCTCAAATCAATCAGCTCTTTCAACAACTGCCAAGAGATTGGCAAGAAAATTTAAAACAACTAAATCAACTTGCAGACCTACACCAACTTACTGCTGAAATAAAAGCACATCATGGCTCTGATGCAGAACTACACCAAATGCGAGTTAATCTAGTGGGAATTGAAGCAACACAACGGCTAGAAGATTTAGATATTCAACACAATAATTGGCAAAATAAAGTCAATAGTTACCTCACAGAACGCGATCAGATTATCAAAAGTTCAATGCCTTACGAGACTCAAAGTCATGCAATAATTCAATTAAAAAATCAATATTTTCAAAATCCCCAAGAAAAATTACGCCTTCAAACATTTGAAACCGTTCACGATCAAGGAGGCAAGTTACCCTTTACTCAGTAAAAAATAATTCATCTTGCGTTAAAAACAAAAATAAGGTTTAAAAGGACAATCCAATGAAATTAAAAACATTATTCGTCGGGTTATTGACTTCATTGTGTATCAATCAAGTCAATGCAACTGCTGGGCTTCAAAAAGCCAATACGCTCTATACGATAGACAATTATGCGCAAACCAAATATCCGCTTGTTTTTGTACATGGCATGTTTGGTTTCAATCGATTAGGCAATGCTGTCTTTGGTCTAGATTATTGGTATCAAATTTTACCTGATCTGGCTCGCCATAATGCAACTGCTTATGCTGCTCAAGTTTCTCCTTTAGAGTCAACCGAAGTACGTGGAGAACAACTTCTCACCCAAGTAGAAGAAGTGCTCGCACTCACAGGACAGTCTAAAGTGAACCTGATTGGACATAGTCATGGTGGTCCTACGGCTCGTTATATTGCTGGTGTACGCCCTGACCTTGTTGCCTCTGTAAGCTCTGTCGCGGGTACAAACGATGGCTCACCTGTAGCAGACTTAGTACAAAATACACCTGTACTCAATGGTGTGCTGGCTATCGTGATGGATGCACTCATGACACCTGTTATTAACTTTGCACAGCAATCCAATCTACCCTCAAATTTTAAAGCCTCTATTTACAGCATGTCTCAACCAGGTGTTCAAGCATTTAACCATAAATTTCCACTAGGTTTACCTAGCACGAAATGTGCCGATGGTCCTCAAAAAGCCAATGGTATTGCTTTTTATTCATGGACAGGAATCTCTAACGCCACGAATCCACTTGATCCTGACACATTATTAACAGCTATGGGTCCAATCGCATTCAATGGTCAAGCCAATGATGGTTTAGTTAGTGTATGTAGCAGTAAACTTGGCAAAACGATCCGAGATAATTACCAATGGAATCATTTTGATGAAGTTAACCAAGTACTTGGACTTAAAGGATTATTTGCACCAGACCCTGTAGATATCTTTCGCCAACATGCAAACCGTTTGAAATTACAAGGCTTATAAAATGCCATAAGCAAAATACATCCATAAAAAAATGCGCCACAAGGCGCATTTTTTAGTCACGTAAAACGTATTATTTCGCTTTACGAGCTGGCAATTTTTCACGAATACGTGCAGCTTTACCAGACAATTCACGTAGGTAGTAAAGTTTAGCACGACGAACGTCACCACGACGTTTCACTTCGATACCAGCAACGATTGGTGAATGAGTTTGGAAAACACGCTCAACACCAACACCGCTAGAAATTTTACGTACTGTGAACGCAGAGTTCAAACCACGGTTTTTCTTAGCGATTACAACACCTTCAAATGCTTGAAGACGTTCACGATCACCCTCTTTTACTTTTACTTGAACAACAACTGTGTCACCAGGTGCAAAAGCAGGGATGTCTTGTTTAAGCTGAGCATTTTCTACAGCTTGTACTAAAGGATGCTTACCGCTCATGGGGTATCTCCAATATGTGTGGGTCAGAAGAGGTCTGAATTCCACAGGGGCTAGAGGCTAAGGCGCATAGACCCGTTTAGCTTTCCCTTCATGCTTGACCGCTTCAATGCATAAAGAGCCTATTAATGACTCTAAACAAAATGCTTAGAGCAAATCTGCTTAAACAAATGAACTAATTCTTTTGTTCTTGCGAATCTTTTAGCCATTTTTTTTGCTGCTTGGTCAATTCCACTTTTTCAACCAATTCAGGTCGACGTTCAAGTGTTCGTTGATAACGCTGCAAAAACCGCCATTTTTCAATATTTGCATGATGCCCAGATTTAAGTACTGTAGGCACATCCAAACCTTCAAAATGATCTGGCTTGGTATATTGTGGGCAGTCTAAAAGACCATCCACAAATGAATCTTGCACATGGGATTGCTCATCGGACATGGCACCCGGAAGTCTCCGAATAATACTGTCCAATAAAACCATCGCAGGGAGTTCACCACCCGATAAAACGTAATCACCAATCGACCATTCCTGATCAACATAAGTTTGGATCAAACGCTCATCAACCCCTTCATAACGTCCACACAACACAATCAATCCGTCATAATCGACAAATTTTTGTACTGCATTTTCATTCAAGGTTTTTCCTTGTGGTGACATATACACCACAGGAACGTTCACTGCACCCGCTTGTATTGCAAGTTGTTTGGCACGATGGATTGCTTTTGCCAACGGCTCAGCCATCATCACCATACCAGGACCACCACCAAATGGACGTTCATCCACTCGCTTGTAGTTGCCCTCAGCAAATTCACGTGGATTGATACAATGAACTTGGATCAAATCACGTTTTTCTGCACGTCCGCTAATACCGTAGGCTGTAATCGCTTCAAACATTTCAGGAAAAAGCGTAATGACTGCAAAAAACATCGCAGACTCCTCTATTTTCCTACTGCGTTTATCCTTTCGGATTAATAATCTACGCCCCAATTTACGTAGATACGACCAGCTTCGAGATCAACACGCTGTACTACATCTTTATGCCATGGAATCATGCGCTCTTCACCATCAATGCTATTTGGTGTTGCACGAACAACCATCACATCATTGGCGCCTGTTTCAAACAGTTCATGGATTTGACCGAGATTCACTTCTTGTTCTTCATCGTCTAGACCTAACACGGTTAAGCCTTTCAAATCTGACCAATAATACTCGTCCACGCCCGCTTGAGGCAGTTGAGACTTTGAAATCCAAACATTTGCGCCAACTAAATTATCCGCTGCGGTACGATCAATTACACCTTTGAGCGAAACAACTAAGCCTTTGCCATGTGGTTTCCAACGTTTTACATCAACCATTTGCCAACCTGCTTTGGTTTCAATGTACCAAGGCAGATAGTCAAAAATATTGCTCATGGGTTCTGTATTGGAATAGACCCAGA
The DNA window shown above is from Acinetobacter piscicola and carries:
- the truB gene encoding tRNA pseudouridine(55) synthase TruB translates to MSVKSPKIQRRPISGVFLLNKPLGISSNAALQRVRWLFRAEKGGHTGALDPLASGLLPICLGEATKFSHFLLDSTKRYQTTIHLGHSTTTGDVEGEVLLEQAVPELTQAQIQKVLTQFTGDLLQVPPMYSALKKEGRPLYELARKGIEIEREARPIVIENIQLLSFTADSITLDVTCSKGTYIRVLGEDIAQALGTYGHLTYLHRIQTGQFELNAEWTIEYLESLTEQEREALLLPVYAPIDHFPKVQVPEGRAEYFCRGMESNIDHVAAAHAVVFDGEKCLGLAEITEKKRLVPKRVLNL
- a CDS encoding lipase secretion chaperone, whose amino-acid sequence is MKRVHKSILGMCAVCTVLIIFWLKPQNQPIDTTAFHHFSASNMGQVPSHIVNSNKDIASFSSPSQQDTQINCQIRTDTAHQLIVNEQTKNCFEYFLTQLGEKNLNTIKSDFFKFTEVTYQNPLRAQLNELWTRYLRYREQLGQLQSAKTSKDSVNYYQEIQQNIQHLRKNIFSNQEMVGLFGQQDLYDQYTVQRMAIMENQQLSAIEKASQINQLFQQLPRDWQENLKQLNQLADLHQLTAEIKAHHGSDAELHQMRVNLVGIEATQRLEDLDIQHNNWQNKVNSYLTERDQIIKSSMPYETQSHAIIQLKNQYFQNPQEKLRLQTFETVHDQGGKLPFTQ
- a CDS encoding lipase family alpha/beta hydrolase, which encodes MKLKTLFVGLLTSLCINQVNATAGLQKANTLYTIDNYAQTKYPLVFVHGMFGFNRLGNAVFGLDYWYQILPDLARHNATAYAAQVSPLESTEVRGEQLLTQVEEVLALTGQSKVNLIGHSHGGPTARYIAGVRPDLVASVSSVAGTNDGSPVADLVQNTPVLNGVLAIVMDALMTPVINFAQQSNLPSNFKASIYSMSQPGVQAFNHKFPLGLPSTKCADGPQKANGIAFYSWTGISNATNPLDPDTLLTAMGPIAFNGQANDGLVSVCSSKLGKTIRDNYQWNHFDEVNQVLGLKGLFAPDPVDIFRQHANRLKLQGL
- the rplS gene encoding 50S ribosomal protein L19; translated protein: MSGKHPLVQAVENAQLKQDIPAFAPGDTVVVQVKVKEGDRERLQAFEGVVIAKKNRGLNSAFTVRKISSGVGVERVFQTHSPIVAGIEVKRRGDVRRAKLYYLRELSGKAARIREKLPARKAK
- the trmD gene encoding tRNA (guanosine(37)-N1)-methyltransferase TrmD, which produces MFFAVITLFPEMFEAITAYGISGRAEKRDLIQVHCINPREFAEGNYKRVDERPFGGGPGMVMMAEPLAKAIHRAKQLAIQAGAVNVPVVYMSPQGKTLNENAVQKFVDYDGLIVLCGRYEGVDERLIQTYVDQEWSIGDYVLSGGELPAMVLLDSIIRRLPGAMSDEQSHVQDSFVDGLLDCPQYTKPDHFEGLDVPTVLKSGHHANIEKWRFLQRYQRTLERRPELVEKVELTKQQKKWLKDSQEQKN
- the rimM gene encoding ribosome maturation factor RimM (Essential for efficient processing of 16S rRNA) gives rise to the protein MTPTQNVPEDRIQIGQLRSAYGLNGWLWVYSNTEPMSNIFDYLPWYIETKAGWQMVDVKRWKPHGKGLVVSLKGVIDRTAADNLVGANVWISKSQLPQAGVDEYYWSDLKGLTVLGLDDEEQEVNLGQIHELFETGANDVMVVRATPNSIDGEERMIPWHKDVVQRVDLEAGRIYVNWGVDY